One Bacillus sp. FJAT-52991 genomic region harbors:
- the thrS gene encoding threonine--tRNA ligase: protein MSANEMVIKFPDGKEKKYVQGVSLDDIAQSISPGLKKNSVAGKVNGSLYDFRRGIHENAEIELYDLHSSAGLEIMRHTTAHVLAQAVKRLYGDVHLGVGPVVENGFYYDIDMEHRLAVHDLSKIEKEMNKIIAENLEILREEVSREEAKELFAHDPLKLELLEHIPAEDVVTIYRQGEFFDLCRGPHLPATRHIKVFKLTHISGVYWRGDSNNQVLQRIYGVAFASKEELEDYFHFMEEAQKRNHRKLGNELELFMFSEEAPGMPFYLANGQVIRNELESFLRKLQHAHDYQEVRTPTMMNQQLWEQSGHWDHYKENMYFSEVEHQKFALKPMNCPGHMLIFKNKLHSYRDLPLRIAEFGQVHRHEFSGALNGLLRVRTFCQDDAHIFVTPSQIEAEIMSALKLIEEVYRTFGFQYEIELSTRPDDYMGADALWDQAEAALKNVLQNLDYEYNINEGDGAFYGPKIDIHIKDALKRSHQCATIQLDFQMPEKFDLTYIDEQNNKVRPVVIHRAVFGSIDRFLGILIEHFGGVFPLWLAPVQVKVIGVSNNVHKDYVEEIGKRLKQENLRVELDLREEKLGYKIREAQRKKISYILVVGDQEQEHRSVSVRKHGQEASYEMGLEEFIANLKQSVENREL, encoded by the coding sequence ATGAGTGCAAATGAAATGGTCATTAAGTTTCCAGATGGAAAGGAAAAGAAGTATGTACAAGGGGTATCTTTAGACGACATCGCACAATCGATTAGCCCAGGCTTAAAAAAGAACTCAGTCGCAGGTAAGGTGAACGGATCATTATATGATTTTCGCCGCGGAATCCATGAGAATGCAGAGATTGAATTATACGATCTTCATTCGTCAGCTGGGCTAGAGATTATGAGGCATACAACAGCCCATGTATTGGCTCAAGCCGTCAAGCGTCTTTATGGGGACGTTCATTTAGGGGTAGGTCCTGTCGTTGAAAATGGCTTTTACTATGACATTGACATGGAACATCGTTTAGCTGTTCATGATTTGTCAAAGATTGAAAAAGAAATGAATAAAATCATCGCTGAAAATTTGGAGATCCTACGTGAGGAAGTATCGCGTGAAGAAGCGAAAGAGCTATTTGCTCATGATCCGTTAAAGCTTGAATTGCTCGAACATATTCCAGCTGAAGATGTAGTAACAATCTATCGTCAAGGGGAATTTTTCGATTTGTGCCGCGGGCCGCATTTACCAGCTACTCGGCACATTAAAGTGTTTAAATTGACTCATATTTCAGGAGTTTATTGGCGGGGAGATAGCAATAATCAAGTGTTGCAGCGTATCTACGGTGTTGCTTTTGCCTCAAAAGAAGAGTTAGAGGATTACTTTCATTTTATGGAGGAAGCACAAAAAAGAAATCACCGCAAATTAGGCAATGAACTAGAACTATTTATGTTTTCTGAAGAGGCGCCGGGCATGCCGTTTTATTTAGCCAATGGGCAAGTCATTCGCAATGAATTAGAGTCCTTTTTACGAAAGCTGCAGCATGCACATGATTATCAGGAAGTTCGTACACCAACAATGATGAATCAACAGCTATGGGAACAATCGGGGCATTGGGATCACTACAAAGAAAATATGTATTTCTCTGAAGTAGAACATCAAAAATTCGCCTTAAAGCCGATGAATTGTCCTGGTCATATGCTGATCTTTAAAAATAAACTTCATTCTTATCGGGATCTCCCACTTCGGATAGCCGAGTTTGGTCAAGTTCATCGTCATGAATTTAGCGGAGCCTTAAATGGTTTATTACGGGTTCGCACATTTTGCCAAGATGATGCCCATATTTTTGTGACACCGAGTCAAATTGAAGCTGAGATTATGTCTGCGTTAAAGCTAATTGAAGAGGTGTACCGTACATTTGGCTTTCAATATGAGATTGAGCTTTCAACAAGACCAGATGATTATATGGGGGCAGACGCATTATGGGATCAAGCAGAAGCAGCCTTAAAAAACGTATTACAGAATCTTGACTATGAATATAATATTAATGAAGGAGATGGTGCCTTTTATGGACCGAAAATTGATATTCATATTAAAGACGCCCTGAAAAGAAGCCATCAATGTGCGACGATTCAATTAGATTTTCAAATGCCCGAAAAGTTTGATCTCACATATATCGATGAGCAAAATAATAAAGTCCGTCCAGTTGTCATCCATCGAGCTGTGTTTGGATCGATTGATCGTTTTCTCGGTATTTTAATTGAACATTTTGGCGGCGTATTTCCTTTATGGCTAGCGCCTGTTCAAGTGAAAGTTATCGGCGTATCCAATAACGTTCATAAAGACTATGTAGAAGAGATTGGAAAACGATTGAAACAAGAAAACTTGCGAGTGGAGCTGGATTTACGTGAAGAGAAGCTCGGCTACAAAATTCGAGAAGCACAGAGGAAGAAAATCTCATACATTCTTGTAGTAGGGGATCAAGAACAAGAACATCGATCCGTTAGTGTGAGAAAACATGGACAAGAAGCTTCCTATGAAATGGGACTGGAAGAGTTTATCGCTAACTTAAAGCAGTCGGTTGAAAATAGAGAGCTCTAA
- a CDS encoding 2-isopropylmalate synthase has protein sequence MTRKILVFDTTLRDGEQVPGAKLNLYEKLEVAQQLKKLQVDIIEAGFPSSSAGDFQAVKEIATKIGNTDDVIVTALARAVKADIDSVYNSVKYAEKPLIHIVLGTSDIHVEKKFGKSKNQILDIGVDAVKYAKTLLPDVQYSTEDASRSDFEYLWATIEAVVKAGATMINVPDTVGYAEPEEFGELIYKINHRLKNLNDKVLLSVHCHNDLGMATANTLAAIKNGADKVECTINGIGERAGNAALEEVVMAINTRSSIYKAYTNINTKEIMNTSRLVSSFMGLDVQVNKAITGDNAFAHSSGIHQDGLLKSRDAYEIISPVEVGLDDMELVLTARSGRHAVKHALEKLGFNQLTETQFEGIFEAFLELADAKKEVYNHDLYVIVENYYTQHNSQKEDLTNYRGHFYELMDLQVISNTIFPSASVSMKKGNQILKSSAVGSGPIDALYSAITDISDLDVKLIEYNISSVSRGKEALGKVKIQVEYRGEKYMAKATDTDIMKASALAYINAINSIVVDHLLPVE, from the coding sequence ATGACGAGAAAAATTTTGGTGTTTGATACGACTCTTAGAGATGGGGAGCAAGTTCCAGGGGCTAAGCTGAATCTGTATGAAAAACTAGAAGTTGCCCAGCAATTAAAGAAGCTACAAGTTGATATCATTGAAGCCGGTTTTCCTTCGTCTTCAGCCGGTGATTTTCAAGCGGTGAAAGAAATTGCCACGAAAATAGGAAATACAGACGACGTTATTGTCACCGCGTTAGCAAGGGCAGTAAAGGCTGATATTGATTCTGTCTACAACAGTGTGAAATATGCTGAGAAACCGTTGATTCATATCGTTTTGGGTACCTCAGACATTCATGTGGAAAAGAAATTTGGGAAATCGAAAAATCAAATTTTAGATATCGGTGTTGATGCAGTCAAATATGCCAAAACACTACTGCCAGATGTGCAATATTCAACAGAAGATGCTTCTCGCTCTGATTTTGAATACTTATGGGCAACGATTGAAGCGGTTGTAAAGGCAGGGGCTACCATGATTAATGTACCTGATACGGTTGGATATGCAGAGCCTGAGGAATTTGGAGAGTTAATTTATAAAATCAATCATCGTTTGAAAAATTTAAATGATAAAGTGCTTTTAAGTGTTCATTGTCATAACGACCTTGGTATGGCAACAGCCAATACGTTAGCTGCCATTAAAAATGGTGCAGATAAGGTGGAATGTACGATTAACGGGATTGGCGAACGGGCAGGGAATGCGGCATTAGAAGAAGTAGTGATGGCAATCAATACTCGTTCATCCATTTATAAAGCATACACTAACATTAATACGAAAGAAATCATGAATACTTCTAGGTTGGTAAGTAGTTTTATGGGACTGGATGTACAAGTAAATAAAGCAATTACAGGAGATAACGCCTTTGCTCATTCGTCAGGTATACACCAAGACGGTTTGTTGAAATCAAGGGATGCTTACGAAATCATTAGTCCAGTTGAAGTTGGTTTAGATGATATGGAATTGGTTTTAACAGCACGCTCTGGTCGCCATGCGGTGAAACATGCGCTTGAGAAATTAGGTTTTAACCAGCTAACTGAAACACAATTTGAAGGGATATTTGAAGCATTTCTCGAATTAGCAGATGCGAAAAAAGAAGTATACAATCATGACTTATATGTCATCGTTGAGAACTATTACACGCAACATAATAGTCAGAAGGAGGATTTAACAAACTATAGAGGGCATTTCTATGAATTAATGGATTTGCAAGTGATTAGTAATACCATTTTCCCATCAGCGAGTGTGAGCATGAAAAAGGGTAATCAAATATTGAAGAGCAGCGCAGTCGGTTCTGGCCCAATTGATGCTTTGTATTCGGCTATTACAGATATTAGCGATTTAGATGTTAAATTAATTGAATATAATATTAGCAGTGTATCAAGAGGTAAAGAGGCATTAGGGAAAGTCAAGATTCAAGTGGAGTATAGAGGAGAAAAATACATGGCCAAAGCAACAGATACGGATATTATGAAAGCAAGTGCTTTAGCTTATATTAATGCTATCAATAGTATAGTTGTGGATCATTTGCTTCCGGTTGAATAG
- a CDS encoding putative holin-like toxin, translated as MIMFSSLIVSVIAVVISLNKKK; from the coding sequence ATGATTATGTTTTCAAGCCTAATCGTATCAGTGATCGCCGTTGTTATTTCTCTAAATAAAAAGAAATAA
- a CDS encoding anti-sigma factor, protein MERKCNQLLSYITNELSSDDQKSFEDHLTNCSTCHKDYIQIKEAWEALQFDFEKTEVPESLKSEVLDFVFAPQQQEADSFVSNLKKGFTYFKQQFTPLTTVLILILFTTTTVFTTANIQMRNQAVTEEERSSQPVEVLSTLPLTSVDQNRVEANGSAFIVQQGDDKKLVIQVDNLPKAEGKKVYQVWLLNNGVRQNAGIFKPNNHGSGVLTYELQEDETFDNIGITLEPDQNSLKPRGEKIIGT, encoded by the coding sequence ATGGAAAGGAAATGTAATCAATTACTTTCTTATATTACGAATGAACTCAGTAGTGATGATCAGAAAAGCTTTGAAGATCATTTAACAAACTGTTCAACCTGTCATAAAGATTATATTCAGATAAAAGAAGCGTGGGAAGCACTCCAATTCGACTTTGAGAAAACGGAAGTACCGGAATCATTAAAATCCGAAGTGCTTGATTTTGTATTCGCACCACAGCAACAAGAAGCAGATTCATTTGTAAGTAATCTAAAAAAAGGATTCACTTATTTCAAACAGCAATTCACCCCTTTGACCACTGTATTAATTTTAATATTGTTCACGACAACAACCGTATTCACTACAGCAAATATCCAAATGAGAAATCAAGCAGTAACTGAAGAAGAAAGAAGCAGTCAGCCAGTTGAAGTTTTATCCACTCTTCCTTTAACTTCCGTCGATCAAAATAGAGTAGAGGCGAATGGATCTGCTTTTATTGTGCAGCAAGGCGATGACAAAAAGCTAGTTATACAAGTGGACAATTTACCAAAAGCAGAGGGCAAAAAAGTGTACCAAGTTTGGTTGCTAAACAATGGAGTACGGCAAAATGCGGGGATTTTTAAACCTAATAATCATGGTTCAGGTGTTTTGACATATGAGCTCCAAGAAGATGAAACCTTCGATAACATTGGGATCACGTTGGAGCCTGATCAAAATAGCTTAAAGCCAAGAGGGGAAAAAATAATTGGAACATAA
- a CDS encoding LTA synthase family protein: MQKEAKKDSILSKPLIFFSLAVVFLWIKTYIAYLVEFDLGIENAIQEFLLFFNPLSSAVLFIGIALFAKGRKAFKWMVIIHFLMTALLYANICYYRFFTDYITIPTLMQKGNIASSIGNSMGALFQPYDLLYFADTLILLVLYLSKKVNPKPVKVLRRQRMAVFLTGAALFAINLGLAEMDRPQLLTRTFDRNYIVKYLGMYNFTIYDAVQSTKASTQRALADSSDVTEVENYAKSIYAEPNPEYFGKAKGKNVIYLHLESLQSFMIDYKLNGKEVTPFLNSLAHDDNTLYFDNFFHQTAQGKTSDAEFMLENSLYGLSKGSAFSMKGRNTYQAAPAILGQQGYTSAVFHGNEKSFWNRDEIYKAFGYDHFFDSSYYDMNEEDVVSYGLKDKPFFEQSIPLLETLPQPFYTKFITLSNHFPYPMDQEEATIEKHTTGDESVDGYFQTARYLDESIQGFFTYLKESGLYENSVIVLYGDHYGISDNHNEAMSTVLGKEVGSFENAQLQRVPLFIHIPGVEGGVQHQYGGQIDVMPTLLHLLGVDTKDYLHMGTDLLSAEHDKVVPFRNGDFVSEDVTRVKGKYYNTATGEPIEETEELKQMKASVDKRLEMSDAIVAKDLLRFHEPEGFKPIDPSDYDYNQRSEEDKK; encoded by the coding sequence ATGCAGAAGGAAGCAAAGAAGGATTCAATTCTAAGCAAGCCGCTCATTTTCTTCTCATTAGCAGTTGTATTTCTATGGATCAAAACGTATATTGCTTATTTAGTGGAATTTGACTTAGGGATTGAAAATGCGATACAAGAATTCTTATTGTTTTTTAACCCTTTAAGCTCAGCCGTTTTGTTTATTGGAATTGCTTTATTTGCTAAGGGAAGAAAGGCATTTAAATGGATGGTGATCATTCATTTTCTAATGACGGCTTTACTATATGCTAATATTTGTTATTACCGTTTCTTTACGGACTATATTACGATACCAACATTGATGCAAAAAGGGAATATAGCCAGCAGTATTGGTAATAGTATGGGGGCATTGTTTCAACCGTATGATCTATTGTATTTTGCCGATACATTGATTTTACTCGTTCTCTATTTATCTAAAAAAGTCAATCCGAAGCCGGTGAAAGTATTGCGCCGTCAACGGATGGCCGTATTTCTGACAGGAGCCGCACTTTTTGCGATCAACTTAGGATTGGCTGAAATGGATCGTCCGCAGCTATTAACAAGAACGTTCGATCGAAATTACATTGTGAAGTATTTAGGAATGTATAACTTCACCATCTATGATGCGGTTCAAAGCACTAAAGCTTCGACGCAACGAGCGCTAGCTGATAGTAGTGATGTCACTGAAGTGGAGAACTATGCGAAGTCGATTTATGCAGAGCCGAACCCAGAATATTTTGGCAAGGCGAAAGGGAAAAATGTCATTTACCTTCACTTAGAATCTCTGCAAAGCTTCATGATAGATTATAAGTTAAATGGAAAAGAAGTAACGCCTTTCTTAAATTCATTAGCCCATGATGACAATACGTTGTACTTTGATAACTTTTTCCATCAAACGGCGCAAGGGAAGACGTCTGATGCTGAATTTATGTTAGAAAACTCATTGTATGGCTTATCTAAGGGATCAGCGTTTTCGATGAAAGGAAGAAACACGTATCAAGCGGCTCCAGCTATTTTAGGGCAGCAAGGCTATACATCCGCTGTCTTCCATGGAAATGAAAAATCCTTCTGGAACCGTGATGAAATCTATAAAGCATTTGGCTATGATCATTTCTTCGATTCTAGCTATTACGATATGAACGAAGAAGATGTCGTGAGCTACGGGCTAAAAGATAAACCGTTTTTTGAGCAATCGATTCCATTGTTAGAAACGTTGCCGCAACCGTTCTATACGAAGTTTATTACATTATCGAACCACTTCCCATATCCAATGGATCAGGAAGAAGCAACGATTGAAAAGCATACAACAGGTGATGAATCGGTAGATGGCTACTTCCAAACAGCGAGATATTTGGATGAATCGATTCAGGGCTTCTTCACGTACTTGAAGGAATCTGGATTATATGAAAACTCTGTGATCGTACTATATGGTGACCACTATGGTATTTCTGATAACCATAATGAAGCGATGTCTACTGTATTAGGTAAAGAAGTAGGATCATTTGAAAACGCACAGCTGCAACGTGTTCCGTTATTTATCCATATACCGGGCGTTGAAGGTGGCGTGCAGCATCAATATGGTGGTCAAATAGACGTAATGCCGACATTGCTACACCTTCTTGGCGTCGATACGAAAGACTATCTTCACATGGGAACGGACTTATTGTCTGCTGAGCATGATAAGGTTGTTCCATTCCGTAACGGAGACTTCGTAAGCGAAGATGTTACAAGAGTGAAAGGGAAGTATTACAATACGGCCACTGGGGAACCAATTGAAGAAACAGAAGAACTAAAACAGATGAAAGCATCCGTGGATAAGCGACTGGAAATGTCAGATGCAATCGTAGCGAAAGACTTACTGCGCTTCCACGAACCGGAGGGCTTTAAGCCAATCGACCCGTCTGATTATGATTACAATCAACGTTCGGAAGAAGATAAGAAATAA
- a CDS encoding helix-turn-helix transcriptional regulator, translating to MENRIKELRAAHHLTQDELADHLDVSRQTIISLEKGRYNPSIMLAFKISRVFHCTIEDVFLFEEEKKDE from the coding sequence TTGGAAAATCGGATTAAGGAATTGCGAGCGGCTCATCATTTAACGCAAGATGAATTAGCTGACCATTTAGATGTCTCACGGCAAACGATCATTTCTTTAGAAAAAGGAAGGTACAATCCTTCGATTATGCTGGCGTTTAAAATTTCGCGCGTATTTCATTGTACGATTGAAGATGTCTTTTTATTTGAGGAGGAGAAAAAAGATGAGTGA
- a CDS encoding SRPBCC domain-containing protein, with protein sequence MQTEKTLPEIRKTIVLNAPIEKVWKAVSTSEGIASWWMPNTFEPIVGRDFILHAGQFGDSPCKVTEIDPMNRVGFDWGKDWHLTFELKTLEDGKTEFTLIHSGWDAEKVTEFGQPHSVVRGIMDGGWEKIVKETLPANIEA encoded by the coding sequence ATGCAAACAGAGAAAACTTTACCAGAAATACGTAAAACAATTGTACTTAATGCTCCGATCGAAAAAGTATGGAAAGCTGTTTCAACATCAGAAGGCATTGCTTCATGGTGGATGCCAAATACTTTTGAACCTATTGTAGGACGTGATTTTATACTTCATGCAGGTCAATTTGGTGATTCACCTTGTAAAGTAACAGAAATTGACCCTATGAACCGTGTCGGTTTTGACTGGGGGAAAGACTGGCATCTAACTTTTGAATTGAAAACTTTAGAAGATGGTAAAACAGAGTTCACACTGATTCATTCTGGCTGGGATGCAGAAAAAGTCACCGAGTTTGGACAGCCTCACTCAGTTGTTCGTGGTATTATGGACGGCGGATGGGAAAAAATTGTAAAAGAAACTCTTCCTGCAAATATCGAGGCTTAA
- a CDS encoding cell wall hydrolase has translation MSRRIKHTSRDVEELARLMMAEALGEGVQGMNMVGSVVSNRVEADCPPDFRGLRNIRDAIYQTIPGTRIPHFEPVLNGTLYTQRPKEADLQRARNLLHGDRDPRARMNLWFFNPSPGKKYRAPCTETMPRSPMTKFDFAHRNHCFYVAVPDYCKEFYR, from the coding sequence ATGAGTAGGCGAATAAAACATACTTCACGTGATGTGGAGGAGTTAGCGAGGCTCATGATGGCGGAAGCGCTCGGTGAAGGAGTCCAAGGGATGAACATGGTGGGATCAGTTGTGTCCAATCGGGTCGAGGCTGACTGTCCTCCTGACTTCAGAGGGTTGCGCAATATCAGAGATGCGATCTATCAAACCATACCTGGAACTAGAATTCCTCACTTCGAACCTGTCTTAAATGGAACATTGTATACACAACGACCCAAAGAAGCTGACCTCCAGAGAGCTAGGAATTTGTTGCATGGTGATAGGGACCCTCGGGCCAGAATGAATTTGTGGTTTTTTAACCCCAGTCCGGGGAAAAAATACCGAGCTCCTTGTACCGAAACGATGCCAAGATCCCCCATGACGAAGTTCGATTTTGCGCATAGGAATCATTGCTTTTATGTCGCTGTACCGGACTACTGCAAAGAGTTTTATAGATAA
- a CDS encoding metalloregulator ArsR/SmtB family transcription factor has product MVTSPPKHDVFQAIADPTRRKLLKLLADKEMSITAMTEYFPITRTAINKHLHVLSVAGLVSSQKVGRETRYKLQPEPLVELKQWLSFFEQYWDKKLSALKEFVEADND; this is encoded by the coding sequence TTGGTCACATCTCCGCCCAAGCATGATGTATTTCAAGCAATCGCTGACCCTACGCGGAGAAAATTGTTAAAATTGCTTGCTGATAAGGAAATGTCAATTACTGCAATGACGGAATACTTTCCAATCACCCGCACGGCTATTAACAAACATTTACATGTTCTTTCTGTTGCAGGTCTGGTCAGCAGTCAGAAAGTCGGAAGAGAAACTCGGTACAAGCTTCAGCCAGAACCTCTTGTTGAACTAAAACAATGGCTTTCCTTTTTTGAACAATATTGGGATAAAAAATTATCTGCTCTTAAAGAATTTGTAGAGGCTGATAACGATTAG
- a CDS encoding DUF6531 domain-containing protein has product MLEQLNVVNPHFRDYTPVWNDTASSIGLYEMNNTWEENRATWQRRTQSALWTNKGGDFNSTLLSSQTIGALDTTAAEPQLFKWTIKPEIIQKWMNDPSKNLGLILKATNENAATYKKFYSGDYSGKLQYSPKLTITYYPVSRLGHEDYWSYVEHSLADGQGYTNIGTGNLVLDFTDFEISGRGNSGFSFNRTYNSKAVEDSPIGYAWSFTGSETMAEFPNGNVLYTDADGTAHTFTYDTATKTFKAPAGLYLNLIKANADAFVLTDFNGNRVVFRDLIKNPEQQGRIYPIDYEEGRNKNKITYQRQANGTLTGITDASGRTLTLEYQNGRIISTSFEGTKKTAYTYDANGNLKTSTTFKDGTTGSVTTFSYNANGDLISVLDANNQPTTYTYTDGFLTNVQLDLRQYTGHKKVKSVSDTKKY; this is encoded by the coding sequence ATGTTAGAACAGCTTAACGTTGTAAATCCGCATTTTCGGGACTATACCCCTGTATGGAACGATACAGCATCCAGTATTGGGTTATATGAGATGAATAATACTTGGGAAGAAAATCGTGCAACATGGCAGCGCCGAACACAAAGTGCTCTTTGGACAAATAAAGGTGGCGATTTTAATTCAACCCTTCTTTCATCTCAAACGATTGGAGCGCTAGATACAACAGCCGCAGAACCTCAATTATTTAAATGGACTATTAAACCGGAAATTATTCAAAAATGGATGAATGATCCTTCTAAAAATTTAGGGCTGATACTTAAGGCAACAAACGAAAATGCGGCTACTTACAAGAAATTTTATTCGGGGGATTATTCAGGAAAACTGCAGTATTCACCTAAATTGACGATCACCTATTATCCTGTTAGTAGGTTAGGACATGAAGATTATTGGTCATATGTTGAACACTCATTAGCAGATGGACAAGGGTATACCAATATTGGTACTGGAAATTTAGTATTGGACTTCACTGATTTTGAGATAAGCGGTCGCGGTAATTCCGGATTTTCTTTTAATCGAACATATAATTCTAAAGCAGTAGAAGACTCACCAATAGGATATGCCTGGTCATTTACTGGAAGCGAAACGATGGCTGAATTTCCAAATGGAAATGTTCTTTATACAGATGCAGATGGAACAGCTCATACATTTACGTATGATACTGCGACTAAAACCTTCAAGGCTCCAGCCGGCTTATATCTAAATTTAATTAAAGCTAATGCGGATGCCTTTGTGTTAACTGATTTTAACGGGAATAGAGTCGTTTTCCGCGATCTCATTAAAAACCCTGAGCAACAAGGTAGAATTTATCCAATTGATTATGAAGAAGGTCGAAATAAAAACAAAATTACGTATCAGCGTCAGGCAAATGGCACATTGACAGGCATTACAGATGCATCTGGCCGTACATTGACATTAGAATATCAAAATGGTCGCATCATCTCGACCAGCTTTGAAGGAACGAAAAAGACGGCCTATACGTATGATGCTAATGGAAATTTGAAAACATCCACGACCTTTAAAGATGGGACAACCGGATCAGTCACTACATTTTCTTATAATGCGAACGGGGACCTAATTTCTGTGTTGGATGCGAATAATCAGCCAACAACATACACATATACCGACGGTTTTTTAACGAATGTGCAACTGGATCTACGTCAATATACCGGACACAAAAAAGTTAAGTCTGTTTCAGATACGAAAAAATACTAG
- a CDS encoding hotdog domain-containing protein, whose translation MPLTVGDIITFERTFTVRDVELFTEISGDEGIHHITPDEQGRLVIQGLLTATLPTKIAGDHNVLARSTHFEFLRPVFTGDTIICEVKIEKYERQENNRTAFAASFLCKNQNEKEVLKGDVSGLIL comes from the coding sequence ATGCCATTAACAGTAGGAGATATAATTACGTTTGAACGGACTTTTACAGTAAGGGATGTTGAATTATTTACTGAGATTTCAGGTGATGAAGGGATTCATCATATAACCCCAGATGAACAGGGAAGGCTTGTAATTCAAGGGTTATTAACGGCCACTCTGCCAACAAAAATAGCTGGAGATCATAACGTACTAGCTCGTAGTACACATTTTGAGTTTTTAAGACCTGTGTTTACGGGAGATACAATCATTTGTGAAGTTAAAATTGAAAAATACGAAAGACAAGAAAATAATAGAACAGCTTTTGCCGCATCCTTTTTATGTAAAAATCAGAATGAAAAAGAAGTATTGAAAGGGGATGTTTCAGGCCTAATCCTTTAA
- a CDS encoding RNA polymerase sigma factor: MRDKSDHELMNLVKKKHSPALEELYERYIRLIYSFVFKFTRGDEEKTKEIIQLVFLRIWTTKSTYDASKGEYVNWILTITRNICVDYVRKDSKENIHREWTEPLHSDKRFEVEDPNNQIEDRLNTAEIQEAKNKLSQPQKRLIDLLYWRGYSLSEIAEMENEPVGTVKSRLHQSLKQLRKYLNGGE, encoded by the coding sequence GTGAGAGATAAAAGTGATCACGAATTAATGAATTTAGTCAAAAAAAAGCATAGCCCTGCATTAGAAGAACTATATGAACGTTATATTCGATTAATATATAGTTTCGTTTTCAAATTTACTCGAGGAGATGAAGAAAAAACAAAGGAAATTATTCAACTGGTCTTTTTAAGGATTTGGACGACCAAAAGCACATATGATGCCTCTAAAGGCGAATATGTAAATTGGATCCTGACCATTACCCGAAATATTTGTGTCGATTATGTTCGCAAAGATAGTAAAGAAAATATTCATAGGGAATGGACGGAACCTCTTCATTCCGACAAACGGTTTGAAGTAGAAGATCCCAATAATCAAATTGAAGATAGACTAAATACAGCTGAAATCCAGGAAGCAAAGAATAAGCTATCTCAACCGCAAAAAAGATTAATTGATTTGCTTTATTGGAGAGGATATTCACTTAGTGAAATTGCCGAAATGGAAAATGAGCCAGTAGGAACCGTTAAGAGTAGGCTTCATCAATCTCTTAAACAATTAAGAAAGTATTTGAATGGAGGAGAGTAA
- the gerQ gene encoding spore coat protein GerQ, with product MTCGDSSYYPMNYYPGFYPASMMRRSDAQQPGGGFPATMPSGPSYAVPVVPMGTGQQLPAAIEESFIENILRFNKGKVGTFYYTYQGNDKWNAMIYRGRIETAGRDHVIISDPANGKRYLLLMANLDWVEFGEQIKYPQPEINPDVQASLTTSE from the coding sequence ATGACTTGTGGAGACTCTAGTTATTATCCAATGAATTATTACCCTGGTTTTTATCCAGCTTCCATGATGCGGAGGAGTGACGCACAACAACCTGGCGGCGGCTTTCCGGCGACTATGCCTTCTGGACCCTCGTATGCCGTCCCAGTGGTTCCGATGGGGACTGGGCAGCAACTTCCAGCCGCGATAGAAGAATCATTTATCGAAAATATTCTACGTTTCAACAAAGGTAAGGTCGGTACATTCTACTATACTTACCAAGGTAACGACAAATGGAATGCAATGATTTACCGGGGGCGCATAGAAACGGCTGGTCGTGACCACGTTATCATCAGTGACCCAGCCAACGGCAAACGTTACCTGCTGCTGATGGCAAATCTCGACTGGGTAGAATTCGGGGAACAAATTAAATATCCTCAACCGGAAATTAATCCGGATGTCCAGGCGTCCTTGACGACATCGGAGTGA